TTTGCCGACCCAGTCGCAGTAGGCGCGGGCATCCTCCCAACTGACGCCGACAACAGGGTGATCGTCTTCAGCGTTGAATTTTTCGCTCTGCCAGTCGCGCGGCGCCAAACGTCGCGTCGATTGGATGAAGGGTCGGTACTGACCGACGGTCGTCTCGAATTTATCAATATAAAACACGTTCAGCAAAATTTCTCTCTGCGGCAATTCGTCCTGATACCATTCCAGAGTTTCAGAAAAAAATTTCAGAGCCGCCCATTCCACATCTTCCGCCGTACTCCCCATGATAAATGCGCCTGCTGGAATCCTGACCATTTCACCCGGGCTTGCAGACCTCGCTTGTTGCGACCAGACAGGCCCCGCAAACATCATCAACAAAAGGAAGGTCCATAAGAAAACGCCTCGAAATTGTTGAATGCTATGATTCATCATGAGAAACCTTCGACTGCGCTGTGTTCATATGAGGAAAGTTTAACAAAATATTCTGCAAACGTCCTCTATAATATGCGCTACGCGGCGTCGGGCCGCCTCTTATGAACTTTGTTTCTCTGCCAGGCAGAGTCAATAAATTTTGTCAACGCTCAACCACCCGCTTCCATGCCGCTGAACTTCATTGCGCCGCTGATCCTGTTGCTGATCTTCCTCGCCACGCGAACGCTTTTTCTCGACCGGCTCCCGATCTTCAACGACGAAGCGATCTACATACGCTGGGCGGTTCTGATCCGCGACGATCTTTCAAATTTATTTATCTCGGCGCAGGACGGCAAAACTCCAATGTTCATGTGGCTCAACGCGCTGACGCTGAAGCTGTTCGAGGACATCGTTTTATCCGGGCGCCTTGTTTCGGCGCTGGCGGCGGGAGTCACCGCATGGCTGTTCTATCTGGCGGGGCGCGCCGCGCATTCACAACGTTGCGGCTATATCGCCGCCTTCCTGTATCTCATACTGCCCTTCTTTGTTTTGCACGACCGACTGGCTCTCGCCGATCCACTCGCCGTCATGCTCGCCACAGCCCTGCTTGCCATTCTGACGGCATGGACGCTGACCGGAACAATGAACCCGCAACGCGGCGCGCTTCTCGGCCTGGTCCTCGGTCTGGGATTTCTAACGAAAACTCCCTTTCTGATTCTTTTTATTTTTCCGCTACTCGCCGTGTTCCTTTCAGGAAAGGGATGGGGGAAAAACGTCCGGCTTCCACTCGCCGTCGCCTATCTCGTCGCGCTGTGCCTCATGGCTCCGTACCAACTGCACCAGCCAGAGCAACATGTCGTGGGCGTCGACAAAACCCTGCACAACGCCAATCTCATCAAACCCCTGATAGCGACGCTCCAGTTTCAGAATCCCCATTTTCTGAATAATATCAGGGAATACGGCGAATACCTGTGGCTCTATATCACCCCCGCCGTTCTCGCGCTGGCGCTGGCTGGCG
This window of the Candidatus Nitrohelix vancouverensis genome carries:
- a CDS encoding formylglycine-generating enzyme family protein, which translates into the protein MMNHSIQQFRGVFLWTFLLLMMFAGPVWSQQARSASPGEMVRIPAGAFIMGSTAEDVEWAALKFFSETLEWYQDELPQREILLNVFYIDKFETTVGQYRPFIQSTRRLAPRDWQSEKFNAEDDHPVVGVSWEDARAYCDWVGKRLPTEAEWEKAARGDKGSRYPWGDEPEEMRVNARGKDAARYTSAVGAFPEGQSPYGVMDMSGNVWEWTSDWYLPYPGNQTANDMYGEQFKIIRGGSWNANLDLARSAVRGKALPDQRQNSVGFRCARNP
- a CDS encoding phospholipid carrier-dependent glycosyltransferase — its product is MPLNFIAPLILLLIFLATRTLFLDRLPIFNDEAIYIRWAVLIRDDLSNLFISAQDGKTPMFMWLNALTLKLFEDIVLSGRLVSALAAGVTAWLFYLAGRAAHSQRCGYIAAFLYLILPFFVLHDRLALADPLAVMLATALLAILTAWTLTGTMNPQRGALLGLVLGLGFLTKTPFLILFIFPLLAVFLSGKGWGKNVRLPLAVAYLVALCLMAPYQLHQPEQHVVGVDKTLHNANLIKPLIATLQFQNPHFLNNIREYGEYLWLYITPAVLALALAGGVAALRKKEALGILCLLWIALPAGAFIVLSGEVYSRYYLLSLPPLILLAARPLAELLDGERWQGRSLAFKSALAGFALLCLLPAARLDYAWIVDPRSAPLATKDRWQYTASEYAGYGVREAVQLMLKNRGDRALWLFTSRTWGMPGDALHLYLKDQPKVHLVELWWAHSMPMFPSNVEGMVINRSKYQLRHTRTMRWDETEGADVYFAARERFFAAERLLPGNPNLMLVKSYQTTDGKPSFNLFKRNDAIQVLITPKQEQKAGPGILLE